From Tiliqua scincoides isolate rTilSci1 chromosome 2, rTilSci1.hap2, whole genome shotgun sequence, the proteins below share one genomic window:
- the NAA80 gene encoding N-alpha-acetyltransferase 80, giving the protein MGSVSEMLTMVPLHQRPDLLEACADLINEEWKRSRTSRIHSLQRSTHNFPMCLVLIRTQRTVEETADGKMAKSQCQLLGHARLSLVVGQPKNLFVETVVIAKALRGKGYGRKLMEAVEKYAKSRGYKRLHLTTHDKQHFYAHLGYILSKPVQCVGFMSSLISMEFLETFSPPQHDRELFAGSGKHHPTASNSSRPGANLPPLPPSVSSFSSSVCSVAPPPPPPPPPLPPPPPLSPSHPPYFDCSVAITMPPSPQLEASSSHSSSLKPVDAVLHTSPPSSHPLSADCFSAINCPPPPPPLPPPPPGLPPSHKTDSSSPSGNITREQMFLETPYRDLKGQPVFWMEKDI; this is encoded by the coding sequence ATGGGCTCCGTTTCAGAGATGCTCACAATGGTCCCCCTTCACCAGAGGCCTGATCTCCTGGAGGCCTGTGCTGACCTCATCAATGAAGAGTGGAAAAGGAGCAGGACCTCCCGCATCCACTCCTTGCAAAGGTCCACCCACAACTTCCCCATGTGCCTGGTGCTGATTAGGACGCAGAGGACAGTCGAGGAGACAGCCGATGGGAAGATGGCCAAGAGCCAGTGCCAGCTCCTGGGGCACGCCAGGCTGTCCTTAGTAGTCGGCCAGCCCAAGAACTTGTTTGTGGAGACAGTGGTGATCGCCAAGGCCCTCCGCGGCAAGGGCTATGGCAGGAAGCTGATGGAAGCTGTTGAGAAATATGCCAAGTCCCGGGGCTATAAGCGCCTGCACCTCACCACCCACGACAAGCAGCATTTCTATGCCCACCTGGGCTATATCCTGTCCAAGCCTGTTCAGTGTGTGGGATTCATGAGTTCCCTGATATCTATGGAGTTCTTGGAAACTTTCTCTCCCCCTCAGCATGATagggagctctttgcagggtctgGGAAGCATCATCCAACTGCATCTAACAGCAGCAGACCTGGAGCAAATCTTCCTCCATTACCACCTAGTGTgtcttctttctcctcttctgtTTGCTCagtagctcctcctcctcctcctcctcctcctcctctaccaccaccaccacctctctctcCATCACATCCTCCTTACTTTGATTGCTCAGTGGCTATTACCATGCCTCCTTCTCCCCAGCTGGAAGCTTCATCATCTCACAGTTCCTCTTTAAAGCCTGTGGATGCTGTTCTTCACACCTCgccaccctcctctcaccctcTGTCTGCTGATTGTTTTAGTGCTATAAACTgtccaccccctcctcctcctcttcctccaccacctcctGGACTGCCACCCTCCCATAAAACTGACTCTTCCAGCCCATCAGGAAACATAACtcgggaacaaatgtttctagaAACACCCTATCGTGACCTGAAAGGTCAGCCTGTATTCTGGATGGAGAAGGACATCTAA
- the HYAL1 gene encoding hyaluronidase-1, translating to MVLKEAKRPFQTSEVKDLQMVTTMASLITWVCLLHIFTMIWNYDMAAGDPVLLHRPFITVWNAPSQECQEKYNISLDLGIFDVVLNQNESFVGRKMTLFYSNRLGYYPYYTENGTAVYGGAPQNASLKEHLWKAQQDINETILEENFRGLAVVDWERWRPLWVRNWGPMEIYKNKSVDLVKKQHPDWPIDKIVKEAQLEFEQSSRAFMEQTLALGKILRPKGFWGFYGFPSCYNYERSYANYTGECPEIEKLRNEELQWLWNQSRALYPSIYLPKDLRLFNKTLEFVRHRVQEAFRMVNRTGNGSTPVLPYACIAYEFTQSFLPQEDLVHTIGESASQGAAGIILWGSKNYSCSQEACLDVKKYVDTVLGQYIINVTSSTRLCSQIVCSGHGRCVRQDGHPDAFLHLSSASFTIKKDPMEPGFVVMGQMSKEEQVKMAEEFKCQCYSGWEGLRCAEKGN from the exons ATGGTGCTGAAAGAGGCAAAAAGACCTTTCCAGACTTCTGAAGTAAAGGATCTCCAAATGGTGACTACTATGGCAAGCTTAATCACCTGGGTCTGCTTACTGCATATTTTCACAATGATATGGAACTATGACATGGCTGCAGGAGACCCTGTTTTATTGCATCGCCCATTCATCACAGTCTGGAATGCTCCAAGTCAAGAATGCCAAGAAAAATACAACATATCCCTTGACTTGGGAATTTTTGATGTGGTCCTCAACCAGAATGAGTCCTTCGTGGGGAGGAAAATGACCCTTTTCTACAGCAACAGGTTAGGCTATTATCCATACTACACTGAGAATGGAACTGCAGTCTATGGAGGTGCCCCCCAGAATGCCAGTCTTAAAGAACACCTCTGGAAGGCTCAACAAGACATTAATGAAACCATCTTAGAGGAAAATTTCAGAGGCTTGGCCGTCGTGGACTGGGAGAGATGGCGGCCCTTGTGGGTTCGAAACTGGGGGCCCATGGAAATCTATAAGAATAAATCTGTGGACCTGGTTAAAAAGCAGCACCCTGACTGGCCCATTGACAAGATAGTCAAAGAAGCCCAGTTAGAATTTGAGCAAAGCAGCCGGGCATTCATGGAGCAGACTTTGGCACTTGGCAAAATCCTGAGGCCTAAGGGCTTCTGGGGCTTCTATGGTTTCCCCAGCTGCTATAACTATGAACGTTCATATGCCAATTACACTGGGGAGTGTCCAGAGATTGAGAAGCTGAGGAATGAAGAATTGCAGTGGCTCTGGAACCAAAGCCGGGCACTTTATCCCAGCATCTATCTCCCTAAGGATCTCCGACTCTTCAACAAAACTCTGGAGTTTGTCCGTCATCGAGTCCAAGAGGCATTCAGGATGGTGAACCGGACAGGGAATGGCAGCACCCCGGTCTTGCCTTATGCTTGCATTGCCTATGAATTCACTCAGAGCTTTCTCCCACAG GAGGACCTGGTCCACACCATTGGTGAGAGTGCTTCTCAAGGTGCTGCAGGAATCATCTTGTGGGGCAGTAAAAATTACAGTTGCTCACAG GAAGCCTGCCTTGATGTGAAGAAATATGTGGACACTGTCCTTGGCCAATACATTATAAACGTGACCAGCAGCACCAGATTATGTAGCCAGATAGTGTGCTCTGGGCATGGCCGCTGTGTGCGGCAAGATGGCCACCCAGACGCTTTTCTGCACCTCAGTTCGGCCAGCTTCACCATTAAGAAGGATCCTATGGAGCCGGGTTTCGTCGTGATGGGTCAGATGTCAAAGGAAGAGCAAGTCAAGATGGCAGAAGAATTCAAATGCCAGTGCTACAGTGGCTGGGAGGGCCTACGATGTGCAGAGAAAGGCAATTGA